The following proteins are co-located in the Anser cygnoides isolate HZ-2024a breed goose chromosome 2, Taihu_goose_T2T_genome, whole genome shotgun sequence genome:
- the KCNS2 gene encoding potassium voltage-gated channel subfamily S member 2 produces the protein MTGQSLKALSEANFEDNEISINVGGFKKKMRSNTLLRFPETRLGKLLSCHSKESILELCDDYDDTKNEFYFDRNPELFPYVLHFYNTGKLHVMGELCVFSFSQEIEYWGINEFFIDSCCSYSYHGRKMEPDQEKWEEQSDQESTTSSFDEILAFYNDASKFDKQPFGNIRRQLWLALDNPGYSVLSRIFSVLSIVVVLGSIVTMCLNSLPDFQIVDSNGTPEEDPRFEIVEHFGIAWFTFELVARFAVAPDFLKFFKHALNLIDLMSILPFYITLIVNLVVESSPTLANLGRVAQVLRLMRIFRILKLARHSTGLRSLGATLKYSYREVGLLLLYLSVGISIFSVVAYTIEKEENEGLATIPACWWWATVSMTTVGYGDVVPGSTAGKLTASACILAGILVVVLPITLIFNKFSHFYRRQKQLESAMRSCDFGDGMKEVPSVNLRDYYAYKVKSLMASLTNMSRSTPSELSLNDSLH, from the coding sequence ATGACAGGGCAGAGTCTGAAGGCTTTATCTGAGGCAAATTTCGAAGACAATGAGATCAGCATCAACGTTGGAGGctttaagaaaaagatgagaTCCAACACATTGCTAAGGTTCCCCGAGACCAGACTGGGCAAACTGCTGAGCTGCCACTCGAAGGAGTCGATCCTGGAGCTCTGCGATGACTATGATGACACCAAGAACGAATTTTATTTTGACAGGAACCCTGAGCTCTTCCCTTACGTGCTACATTTTTATAACACTGGCAAGCTCCATGTGATGGGTGAactctgtgtgttttctttcagccaGGAGATTGAATATTGGGGAATCAATGAATTCTTTATAGACTCATGCTGCAGTTACAGCTACCATGGGAGGAAAATGGAGCCAGACCAAGAGAAATGGGAGGAACAAAGTGACCAGGAAAGTACCACATCTTCTTTTGATGAGATTTTGGCATTCTACAATGATGCCTCTAAGTTTGACAAACAACCCTTTGGAAACATAAGGAGGCAGCTCTGGCTGGCTTTGGATAATCCTGGCTACTCAGTCTTAAGCCGAATCTTCAGTGTCCTTTCAATAGTGGTGGTGCTGGGCTCCATCGTGACCATGTGCCTGAACAGCCTCCCAGACTTTCAGATTGTTGACAGCAACGGGACCCCCGAGGAGGACCCTCGCTTTGAAATCGTGGAACACTTTGGTATTGCATGGTTCACTTTTGAACTGGTGGCGAGATTTGCAGTAGCtcctgactttttaaaatttttcaagCATGCCCTGAATTTGATTGACCTAATGTCCATCCTACCATTTTATATTACCTTAATTGTCAACTTGGTGGTGGAAAGTAGTCCGACCTTGGCAAATTTAGGCAGGGTTGCACAAGTCCTGAGACTCATGAGGATCTTTCGCATCTTAAAGCTTGCTAGACACTCAACAGGTCTCAGGTCTCTTGGAGCCACCCTGAAGTATAGCTACAGAGAGGTAGGGCTTCTTTTACTTTACCTCTCTGTTGGCATCTCCATTTTCTCAGTCGTGGCTTACACCattgaaaaagaagagaatgagGGGTTAGCCACCATCCCTGCGTGTTGGTGGTGGGCTACGGTTAGCATGACCACGGTTGGCTACGGGGATGTTGTGCCAGGGAGCACGGCTGGCAAGTTGACAGCATCTGCATGCATCCTAGCCGGTATCCTAGTGGTAGTGCTTCCCATTACACTGATCTTCAATAAATTCTCCCACTTCTACAGGCGTCAGAAGCAGTTAGAGAGTGCCATGAGAAGCTGTGATTTTGGTGATGGCATGAAAGAAGTTCCATCGGTCAATTTAAGGGACTACTATGCTTATAAAGTTAAATCCCTTATGGCCAGTCTTACCAATATGAGCAGGAGTACCCCCAGTGAGCTGAGCCTGAATGATTCACTGCATTAG